The Apium graveolens cultivar Ventura chromosome 11, ASM990537v1, whole genome shotgun sequence genome has a window encoding:
- the LOC141696956 gene encoding putative oxidoreductase At1g06690, chloroplastic — protein MAVYISSSSSSSGWFQALSRQRKVEQRMRAVGSDEYAVKEDKVKLGSSDLKVTKLGIGAWSWGDTSYWNNFEWDDRMMKAAKAAFDVSMDSGITFFDTAEVYGSKFSFGAINSETLLGRFIKERKERDPGVDVAVATKFAALPWRLGRQSVLAALKDSLSRLELSSVELYQLHWPGIWGNEGYLDGLGDAVEQGLVKAVGVSNYSEKRLRGAYEQLKKRGIPLASNQVNYSLIYRIPEENGVKATCDELGISLIAYSPIAQGALTGKYTPENPPTGPRGRIYTPEFLTKLQPLVSKIKEIGEKYDKTPTQVALNWLIAQENVIPIPGAKNAEQAKEFGGAVGWILNKEEIDELRALATETKPVIGFPVEKL, from the exons ATGGCTGTGTATAtaagcagcagcagcagcagcagtgGTTGGTTTCAAGCTTTGAGTAGGCAAAGAAAAGTTGAGCAAAGAATGAGAGCAGTTGGTTCCGACGAATATGCAGTTAAAGAAGATAAGGTGAAGTTGGGTAGTTCTGATTTAAAGGTGACTAAGCTTGGGATTGGTGCTTGGTCTTGGGGTGATACTAGCTACTGGAATAACTTTGAGTGGGATG ATAGAATGATGAAAGCAGCTAAAGCTGCTTTTGATGTCAGCATGGATTCTGGTATTACATTCTTTGACACTGCTGAGGTTTATGGATCCAAG TTCTCTTTTGGTGCAATAAATTCTGAAACATTGCTAGGAAG ATTTATCAAGGAGAGGAAGGAACGGGATCCAGGAGTTGATGTAGCTGTTGCAACCAAATTTGCAGCGTTGCCATGGAGACTTGGTCGTCAGAGTGTCCTGGCTGCTCTAAAAGATTCTCTCTCTAGGCTTGAGCTTTCTTCAGTGGAGCTCTATCAGTTACATTG GCCAGGAATATGGGGAAATGAAG GGTATCTTGATGGTCTTGGAGATGCTGTAGAGCAGGGTCTTGTGAAGGCTGTTGGCGTATCGAACTATAGTG AAAAGCGTCTTCGGGGTGCATATGAGCAGCTTAAAAAGAGAGGCATCCCACTTGCTTCCAATCAAGTAAATTACAGTCTCATATACAGGATACCGGAGGAGAATGGTGTGAAGGCTACCTGTGATGAACTTGGGATCAGTTTGATTGCCTATTCACCCATTGCTCAAG GTGCACTGACAGGAAAGTACACACCAGAAAATCCTCCAACTGGTCCTCGAGGCCGGATTTATACACCTGAGTTTTTAACAAAG CTCCAACCTCTAGTAAGCAAGATAAAGGAGATAGGGGAGAAGTACGACAAAACCCCTACACAG GTAGCCCTAAACTGGCTCATAGCCCAGGAGAATGTTATCCCAATTCCGGGGGCTAAAAATGCAGAACAGGCAAAAGAGTTTGGTGGAGCAGTGGGTTGGATACTCAACAAAGAAGAGATCGATGAGCTTCGTGCTTTGGCAACTGAAACAAAACCTGTGATAGGATTTCCGGTTGAAAAATTGTAA